The Haliaeetus albicilla chromosome 4, bHalAlb1.1, whole genome shotgun sequence genomic sequence gcagcagggCTTTGACTCGTGCTCAAATCCCTGCTGAGCCCCTGGGCAACGGTCTGAACCAGCATCCTCAACATGCATggagcaggagagaaagcagcttCCCTTAAACCTCAATTCCAGGCATACAAATGATGGTATTTTGGATAAAAAGCTTGTGCGATTGAGCCCTCCATGCCAAGCCTAGAGCAGGACCTGAGCAGCACAGTGTTGGCTCCATCCAACAAGGCTGTTTGGAGCATCAACTCCAACCTGATGTGCTCCCAGGGAGAAACAGGAGCAGGTTATCTTCTCCTAAAGGAGGCATTTGACAAGGGGCAGAATCACATCCCTAACTGCCTCTAAGGGTAACGATgctgggaaaagagagtccTGCAAGGTGACAGGCAGTTTGGGCTgtacaaaaccccccaaaacattGCCTCGGGACTCACCTCTGGCTGCTCTTCACCCTGGGAGTGCTCAGCAAGGATGAATTTCAGAGCAGCGGGTTTGTCATGGCTGGGCGGGGAAGCGTTGACGAAGATTACCTGCTCTTTCGGCTCCACCATGCGGCAGCTCTTGGCCACACTGACGGCTGTCAGCATGTTGTCTCCTAGCAGAAAGAGGTGGTGGGGCTGAGTAACAGCGAGCGGTGTTTGCTAGCCAGTGCTGGCAGGGTCTCGCATGGCTGCAAGCCAAGAAGAGCAGTTCAGACCTGCTGCATCCTCCCTTCCAGCCACCACAGGCACGTTGTGGGtccctttgctttcctgtgttttgGGGGAGAGCTCCAAAATCTCATTTCTGCCCTACCCCAAAGAAAGGCAGCAGCTTCAAACCCTGGCAGCGCTGCTTGCCTTGCTGCAAAACACCCGAAGGTGACTCCTACGTCTCCCACCGTTAGCTGTGCAATTCGGGGTGCTCACGCGATATCAACTTTTATGTGATCAGCAGTGAAACCATGAGCAGCTTTGCTGTTAAAGCCACCCACCCGGTGTCTGTGGGTTCATGCTGCATCCATGAAAAAGCAGCCTGTACCCTTCCGCACCCCGCCTGCTGTGAGCCCACTGGCAAAGCAATGCAAACAAGTAGCAGGGATGCATAAAACCAGGGTCCAGGAGTCCTTGCCATGCCTCCCAGCTGCTTCAGGCCACTGATTTCTGGTGGAGAAACCCTTCACCCCTTGGTACATCAACAGTCAAACGTGTCCCATCTCTTCCCTGAGCCCAGCATTCCCTCTGCAGGGTCACCTGTCACCATGACGGGGCGGATGTTGGCGTTCCTCAGGAGGTGAATCACGGGTGCAGACTCTGGCTTGAGGACGTTTTTCATAACGAGGAACCCCAGAAAGGTCAGGCTGCTCTCCACGGAGTCCCTGGTGGGATACAACGAGCCGTTCAACACTCCCTTCAACACAAGGCAGAGCAGATCCATTGGTACAAACAGCTAAAAATCCATCTGGGAGGCAGCCTGCAATTGCTTTAGTATGTGTTAGGGTTTAATTCCTTGCAGGCTGCTAGGATGgggcaggctgcagggcagcaaaGCATCCCATGAAATGCTCAGAGCAAACAAGatgtaaatggagaaaaaagttGTTGGCACTAACCTTGGGAGCTGCAGGGCCTCCTCAAAGGTGGTCACTGTGCTCAGGGGTTTGCAAGCCAGACCCAAGACCCGGAAACCATCCGTGGTGTAGTGTCGCAGCATCTGGGAGAAATCCACGGGCACTGCCAGCCACGAGGGGAAAAGCAAGGTCAAAATAGCTCCTGAATGAACCGTGGCTGCACAGACCCAGCAAGGGCAGTCAGGGCTTGAGCTCCCAAAGGACTGAAGGGTTCTGGATGCTCATCCAGACTCCAACCCCCTTCCCTGTCTTCTGGCtcctattttcttcccctgacGTGGCTGGAGCTAATCCAAAGCTCTGTGACTCTGCAAACTGCCCCGTGGCATGACCGAGGATAATTCCCTGTGGGGATGAGCTGCAGGGGTGCAGACGGATGATGGAGCAGCAGGACTGGCTGCTTCTCAGCTGGGGAGTGATAGTGAACCCCTGTCGCCCAGCACGTACCTGTTTCCTTCCTGCAAAGGCTGGCCACCATCTCTGGTGCACCCTTGATGTAGACATGGGCTGAGGCTTCGCCAGGCAGCTTCACCAGGACGCTCATCCTctgcaaggaggaggagaaagggaaacgCCGGAGGATCCCCACGGGTGACTGGTGCTTCTGCGGAGGAGAGGGTGCAGGTGTCAGGGCCAGGCAGGAACTTCTCTGGGAGCTACAACCTCTCCAGGGGCTGTGAAGCACCTTTGGGAGTGCAGACCCAGTGACTTGGGGAACCTGAGCCACTCTGGTCCACAGGACCTACCCTGTCTCGTGGCTGTTCTTCCTCAGGCGGAGGTTTCATCACAGCCAAGACCTTCGTCCCAAACTGCTGGAAGGCGGGCagctcaccttcctcctcctccatcatCTCCAGGTGCTGAAACCAAGGCAGATGCTGAGATGGCAAAGCCCCACCTACCCCACAGCAGCCTATGGATGGTTTAAACACCCCTGCTCCTGGCAGAGCAAAATGTGTGCCACCTCACTCTTCACAGATAAGCAACTTTGCCCACTGCTTGTCTTACCCAGCCGGTGGACTCCACCATCTTGAGGTCCACAGGATCCCCGATGGGCTGTGTCCGCAGCAGTGAGATGGTGTGGCAGGTGGCCAGGGAGTAGAGCAAGGGACCGGCGGGCAGGCAGCGGGGCTCGTGGACGATGGGCATGAAGTAGTTGTTCTCCAGCGGGACCACCCCCCAGACATCCAGACCTTCCTCCGTCAGGGTTCCTGTCTGTGGGAAGACCGTGGTGGGTTCAGgccagccccctgagctggaaacTGTGGTCCCACAGCACTGCCCGAGACTCACCTTGTCGAAGCAAACCAGGCGGATCTTCCCGCAGAGGTTGATACGAGGAGGGCTGATGCAGAAGATGCCCTGTTTCTTCAGCCTGTTCTGGGCGTAGATGGTGCCCACTGTCATCgcagctgggagagctgggggcaCGATGACAGTGACGAGATCGAGGGCACGGATGATGATTTGCCCCACGGGGACCTGGcaggtgaggaggaagaggagtggGCATCCTGATAGCCCTCACCCATCTCCACTCGCATCGGCTGACAGTCCCAGTGCCAGCCTGCACTCAAGGATTCACCAGCTCCAACAACCCTACCTGGTTTTTAACCAAGATGAGGATGCTGTACAGTGTGCCGATAAAAGCTGTGTGCGAGAGAGAATGGGCTTGGTTACAAAGCAAAGCAGGTGAAGGGTGGGTTCAACCATTTAAGAGGAGCTtggctgctcctggctgtgcCTCCACACTCAGACGTACCCAGGATTGCGAGGAACAGGACGAACTtcacagcatccttgtagaaCTTGAAGCTCACGGGCTTAGGGTAGAGGATGGAGCTGATGAGATCCCCTTTGGCTGTGCAAAACCCTGCAGGAGAGGGGCAGAAGGTAAGCATGTGCAAAGTCACCGCTCCGAAGGATGCAGCTTAAGCCCAGCTTTTCCCCTCAATCCATTACCTGTGCGGGTCACCACAGCCAGCACTTCTCTGCCCACATAGGACTTGGCTTGGATGACCTGCGTCCCACAGAACAAGGTGTGCCGCCTGTGCTCCTCGGGGGAATAGATAGTGGTGGCTGCCTGGCTGCCAGCCGGGAGAGGGGTTTTCATCACCGGCACGCTCTCCCCTGCGGTAAGGAACACCATGGAGGGAGGTTCATcaccctggggggtcagggtCCAACCAGCCTGGATGGGAATGGGCTGCCGTAGGGCCACTGAGATACAAGGCTCATCCTCTCCCCCAAAATCCCAAGCAAAAGCTGGGGTGGCAGAGGCGTGCAGTGGCTCTTACCTGTCAGCATGCTCTCGTTGACCATGCACTCGCCCGTCAGCAGCGCGGCATCGCAAGGGACCAGCATCCCATCTGTTGGGAGGCTGATGCAATCACCTGGCACCAAGTCTGCGGAGCTCACTACCATCTCCTCTGGAAAAAAGTGCGCCGTGCTCAGACACATCATCCTGGCACCATCCCAAACAGCTTCACGCCAGGAGCCCTCGCTCATCATGGGCATCACACTCACCTCCGCTGGGGCGATGGACTCGGACACCGACCGACATCTTGGCCATGTTTTGCAGTGTGGCACTTTGCTGCAAGGGAGGGAGCAGTTAGCAGCCACCCCAGGGCAGCtcaaaaagcacagcaaagcaTCCGTAAGGCAGGTCTCAAAGGCTCGGGACCACAGATGAAGGACAAGGAAACCTGCCCCACCATTGGGAGTATGGGCTGTCCTCACCCAGCTGGGCTCAGAGGAAGTTCAACATCAGCACAGAGGTCAAACACCATCAGAAAATGGGCTACTTCACTAGAGCTGCTTGTCCCAAATAAGCTCATCACCAACCTTCCTCGTCTCATAGAGGGACAGCCCTAAGGAGATGGTAGAGATGAGGAAGATGCAGGCAGCGTAGTAGTAATAGGCATCACAGACCCACAGCACAATGCTGAAGACTTGGAAGATGTAGAAGGGATTGAGCACCTGGAAGGGaacaagcagagagagaagttttttggggggagggctTCCTTGAGCCCATCATGAGACCTCCAGGCTCCTTGAGGAAAAACTGCTTATGCAGAGGAGAAGCTGGCCCTTCCCTGGGGCTGGAGATGAACTAGCTGACTTCTTACAAACCCTTCATCCTTCCCCGGCTTTGCTTACGGTCAGTATTCCTGAGGATGCTCAGCCACCTCTGCAACTATCTGGGGATGCTCCTGTCTGAGCTAAGAGGCAGGATGGGTCCCGTCCACAGCTGTACCAGCTCTGCCTTCTCTGATCTCTGCCCAGGCTGCCTCTCCTAAAGTCCTCTCCTCCCTACCAGAGAGGAAGGGCCCATAAAGCACTTGCAGTAAGGGACACGGAGCAGGGGAAGGATCTGCCCTGGGACAACTTGCTCTTTTGAAGCACAGCCCATAGATGCACACCTCCTCCACCAACAGCCTTGCGTAGGACTTGACTGGCACCTCGATGAGGTTCGGTCCATAGATCTTCCTTctgcaaaggggagagaaaagcaagGGGGAAGGCAAACGCATGCTAGGGAAAAGCTGCATTTCCAACTCGAGGGACCCTCATGCTGCCCAGACCTCCATGTGAGTCCAATTATGTGAAGAAGCCAAGCCAGGGCAATCCAGCCCACCTAGCTGTCCTTGCTTTTGAGGTCTGAACGCAAGAAAAACCCAGGCTCCAGGATTTGCTGGTCCCTGGAAAAGCCTCATCTGCGCTCCCCGGGTAGGTCCCACGAAGCTGGTAGATCCCTACCTGGTGTTGTGGTCTTGCTGGTCGAGCCCAGCCTGGGAGAGGTGGAGATCTGTACAGGTCCAACCTTCATCCAAGACGCTGGCAAGTGTGaagggaaagcaaaacagagaaacagagtCAAAAATCAGCAGGAGCCTGGCCCTGTGGAACAAACACCATGTCCAAGTTcttggtgaaaaaaaaccaccctttAGGAAAGGGAGAGCATCTTGTTCCTCAGCCTCTGACACAGTTTGCGGGCACCAAGGAGCGGGAACAAAAGGGGCACAGTTCGGAGAGCTGCGAGCGGCACAGCGCAGTGAGGACCATCCAGCATGGGGCAGCTGCCAAACTACTTCACCCGGTTTCCTCTGCCCACAAAGACAGGCAACATCAACAACTTGGGGGGAGAGgcagcacagcttctctggCCCAACGCTCTAGGGATGGTCTCCAAAGGCTTTGCAGCACGGAGAAAAGCTCAAGTGCAGTTATGTGACTTCCAGCCGGGCAGGACCATTTTGGGGGAGCTGAGGGGCCAAGGAGAGCAGCCGAGAGATGCAGAGAGGTTTGCTGTGGCAGGGTGGGACAGAGAAATACCTGACTTTGCAGTATGCCTGCCGCCGTTCGATCCAGATGTAGCGCATGCCCTCGAAGAGATAGTACCGCAAGATGTTCTTCTGAGCAgaggaggacagaaaaaaataaggtatTTAGCAGGATATGAGGGCAGCCCACACCAAGGGAGAGGATTTGCAGGGTGGTGGGTGGGAAGGGTCGCTAGCGTTACCTCTTCCTTCTCATGCAGCCGGATGGTGTCCCGGCTCTCCTCCTCATCCGACACGCCGATGGCGATGCTGCTCCTCCGGTCCTCCAGCTTGGCCCCAGGGTGATGCTCCAGGCTGCTCGGGGTGGAAAACCAAGGGTCAGTCCTTCCCCATCCACCAGCGCTGCTGCAAACACCCCCCCTCCCTTGAAGCCAAAAGCACACGCAAGCCCCTGCCCGCCGGCATCTCTGCGGGGACGTGAGCCCAGCTCACCTGCCCTCGCCCAGCGCCTCCGTGTGCACACGTGTGGTGAAGCACTGTCCAAATCGGTCCTGCAACACAGGCATGGGtctgagcagagggaaaagggaagctCCCCGTGTGTCCTCCCTGCTCCTTCAAACAGGGACAGTGtcgcaggcaggcagggagtcCCCGGCCACCCGTCCCAGATGACAGCTGGGTTTCAGGGACgataaataaagagaaatgcGAAACCAGGCTGGCTGCTACAGAAGGGGAAAGTGCAAAATTATTccaggaataataataattcctGGAATAATCTGGCTCTGAGGTAGCGCATTGCTTGATGAAAGGAGACGTCAAACACAATTAGGGAGGGGAGGGTGACAAGTAGCAAGGAACATGCCCGGGGCCATCCTGGGAAGCCAGTGGCAGAGCCCAACCCCAGAACCCTGGGTCCCCTGGACCCCTCTGGGGACTTACTCTGATGATTACCCAGTCAGCCTGGCCGAGGGCGCAGGGCTTGCACTTTGCCTGCACCTCCAGGCTTGGCTTCCAGTGGAAAAGGACAAGAAGCAGCCCTGCCGTCAGCACGGAGCAAGCATGGCACAGGGCCACCCGCCACGTCTTGGTCTGGTAGCCCGTGACCTCCTGGAAGAGAGGAGGTCACCTTTACAGGATGCTTATTcataaaataaactgaaattaagaTTATCTAGCATCTAAATCCTAAACTGATAAAAGCCCTAAGCCTCCTGGCGTGGCTTAACACCAGGCAGGTGACAATCAAGTAGCTTTGGGGCTGGAAAACCACCATCTTGTGCTGGTGTTGCAGATAACACATGGTTTTTGTGCCAACCCAACCCTGGCATGCCTTCCGCCCCGCGGTGAACCCTCAGACCTACCATGCGGGATTTATCGGCGTCTCGCTGCAGCGTCCCGTAGCCTGGCCGCTGGTtccccagcagcctgctgctgtcTGCAAAGTCAAAGAACAGGGCAAAAAATAAAGGGAGCTGATCTGAGGGGTTATTTAGGAGATGCCACAGTGATGGGCTCCCAGCTGCAGCGATGACATCCCCGGATCAGTCCCAGAAGGCGGCTGGACTTGGTGTCCCCTCTGCCAACCACCCTGGCTCCCGGCAGAGCCGCTCAGGGCCACCTCTGCCACGCAAGGGGATGCTGCGGGCACGGGGCACCCCAGCGCTGCCCAGTCACCCTCCCACGGCACGTGACGGTCACACGAACAATGCCAAAAGAGCCCGAGGAGAAAAGCTGGCACAAAAACAGCGGCTTAGCAGCCgggggaagggagcagggctggtgcAGAGCCAGGTCAAGTACAGGGAGAGCTCTCCCTGCCACTTTTCAAGCTTGTTTGTTCCTTGTGTTCCCCCCTGCATGGAGGACGtggccacaaaaaaaaatttgctttttctagtTTTAATGATGCCCAGCGCGGCTCAGCACCTCCGATTCACGTCACTCTCTACTGCACCCCGATGACCAGCCTGGGAGACAGGGATCGCTGGAGGCATTGCCATAATCATCCCAGGTGGGATTTTAATCATCACCCTCTGTCCCATGAAGTTAGAACCACTTATGCCCTAAATCCACGCCGGATTACAAGTCACGGCGTCCAACTCCGGGATCTTAAAGCAGCAGCGGGGAGATAACACGTAGCACAAACACAAACCCAGGAGCTAGTTCCCACCCTTGGAGCTGGCAGATAATTTTCCTGGCTGGGCTGGGTTCAGATTTCCAGGAGGGCACTCCGACCGGCTTAACGATTTACACACCGGGTGGGAGCCCATGTACCCATCCTCTGCCGGAAAAGCCACCCTGGCTGGATTCCTGCCGCTCCCTGGTCCGACCCTAGAGCTCGTCTGCAGGTGACAAAAGGAATTAATTAAAACCATCCCTTGGTTTTGATGACTACCAGGGATGGGGTCTCCATCTCACCAAGCGACCCAGTCAGTAGCCAGCTCCCAAAACACAGCCGGTGCCGCTCCAAGGGATAAGTTCCAGgttgaggaaggagggggatgAGCACAATGGATGgcttattaaaacaaaagccCTCCCAGGAGCCAAAAGGAATGGCTGTGAAGCTCGCAAAGGGCCCGCGAGGAGGGGAGATGCCAGATTTCCCCGCTGCCGGTGTCAAACTCTGTGAAAAGCATCAATTCCAGGTTAAACGAGGCCGGGAGCGGGTGCGGGAGGGCGAGAAGGAGCGTGTGCCGCCCTTCAAAAGAGCAGAACAAAGGAGAGGGCGAGGGGCTGCCTTGCACAAAGGCTTTTCTCCAGCGCTGTCTGCAGGGTTTGCAGAAGGGGGAAAGTATCGAAACAACCTGAAAACAGCCCAGTTAGCTTTCTGTACCTCCCCAAACCAGGCTGCGTAGCAAGAAGCACAGCCCACCTCTCCGCCTGAACTCTGCTGTTAGCAACAACAAAATTATTACGACTTCCTTGATCCTATAAGCAACAAATCTTTTGGAGGAGCGCACGACCACGGCTGCAACCGGCTCTGTCCTGCAGAGCTGCGGCTCTTGCacaaccccatccccatccctgttgGTTTTCTCACCTCCCACTCCCATCCCAGCTGCTCCCCAAAACACGGCGAGCGAGAAAGAGCTCTCGCCTTGACTCACCGCACCTTAACCCGCCGGTTGCGCAAGCGGAGCCGTTCCCCGTTGGGATGGGATCGGTACAGCCGTCACCACCTGCCCGCTGGCGGACGTGCCCAGGAAGAATCCGGCACTGGTGGAGGGGAGGGCAGAACGCCATGGAGCTGCGCTACCAGTTTGAATCGCGGCGCAGCGGCCACAACTCGTCAGCAAACACAGCGTGGGGGCACCTGGCTGTCCCTCCTCTGGCTCCCAAAGCTGGAGGGTTTTACCCCTGAGCTTGTCTGGAGAGCCCTGGGGAAGAGAtttgcttctctttctgctgctaAAGGGGGGCTTAAGGGGGAGATAACAGCCAGGAGCGGTGGCAAACTCAGGGAGGGGTCAGCAATGCACCAGCCCAGCTTGCAAAGGGAAGAGTGGAGCCACAATTCCCCACTGATGCCAGGTTTGCCCAGCCAAAACGCTGCTTGAAGTCCCAGCTGCCTGGCTCCGAGAAGAGTTTGTGCCCTGTCTTGCACCTTTCAGAGAATGACCACGCGTCCCTGCTATCAAGGTTGGGGGGAAAACTGGGGAGAAAGATGCTCAGGATGCCCTGACATCTAGCACGTGTCCTAGCAGGAAAGGACATACCCTCTGACGCCAGAAAGCAGAGTTGGAAACCTTGAGCCCACGTGTCTCGTGGCACTGAACACCCCTCTGCAAAGCTGCCCTTGCTGGGGACCATTTGCGAACGCCAGCGCCGGTCCTTGCCCTGAGACTTCATCCCAAGACACAGCCtttctccccagcagcacaCACGCATCAAAAGCGGATGCACGCTGGTCCCAGAGACCTTCTCCACAAGCTCCCTTTGCAGTCACGGCCCTTTTACAAGCACCTTGCTTGaagcaaacaaaccccaagGGGACTTTGAGATCTCCCTCCATGCTCACGGTCCCCGTTGGATGCTCAGGGCTTCCTGAGCAGCATCCTCCAtccatctatctatctatccaCCCACCCACATGTGCAGGCTAGAGATCGCATGCAAGAAGAGGAAGGTCCACCCAAGGAGGTTACTGCTCCAGCTAGCAAGGTCTGGTGCTGTCTGGTTGACAGGATGGTGTTGACAAGGTCAATCTGGGCCCTTGGAGATGGGGACATGGAAAATCGGGATGAGGCAAAAgtaaggaaggagggaggaggaaaggaaaatggcGTTTGGGTCACGTAGGGCAAGATTTAACTCAGGAGGATATTTCAGAGCAGCCTTCAGGCTCTAGTTGGGGATGGGAGATGTCACGGTCGGCTGCAAGCCCAGACCCAGTGAGGGGTTGGGATGAGATGGCGTCAATTCTCCTGCCATTTCTACCAAGCCAACATAAACCTGTCTGCACAAGCCAACGGGAGAGAAACATGCCATTCTGCCTGCCACGCAGCCGGAGCAAACGTGTTTTACCAGGCGGTCTGGTCCTACCCAGACATGGCAGCATCCACTGGGGGAGCACAATTGGAAAAACGCCCCAAggctggaagaaacaaaaggatgAGACAGGCTCATTACAAGGTGGGACATGGAATATGGGGATTCAGGCTCTGCTGTTGCTAGTAACGCCAGGGGAATCGCTCTTGTGCATCAAACCTTTGAgatgggagagaaaacaaagtcCTTGTAGGCAAGGTGCCCTCCCAGTAGCCCTGTCCACCTCAAACTGGTGGCTGAGGCAACGGCAGTCAAACCTTTCCAGCAGGGCGGGTTTCTCCCCCACCCCGGACAGGCATCGCCCTGACCTCTCCTGCACCCAGTTTTGCAAGACCTCGCTGTACGCCAAAACCACCTGCCGAGCTGGAGATAAGCGCTCGGCAGCTTCAGGGAGCATCCTCGCTTGGGCAACCACCAGtgaggggggcaaaaaaagGTTTATATCCAAACCCCACATTTTCCTCAAATGCTGGTTAAATAAAGTGCTCCTACCTCCCTTAGGGAGAGAGAGGCTGTGTTCCTCGCAGCCCATCATCTCCATTTTGGTGTGTTAAGCCAGGATTAGAGCATCTCCTGTCTCTTAAGCTAGCCTCCCAGGCTGGCAGCGTTAAACCTGAGTACCCTTAAGAAGCACACGGGGAAAAAAGGGGTGAGGTTTAACCCCCCCGAGTGCTGCTATGCTGCAGATCTGGAGCAAAAGATGGGCAAAGGGGTCCAAGGGGCTGTCAGGGGGATCAGCACGGTGGCAGGGACCATGGTGGCAGGGACCACAGCCGGGCAAGCCCCACGGAGCCAAGTCCAGGCACCCAAAAAGCCCTCTGATGGGTGGCCAGCCGTGGTGCAGTCACACTCCTCCCTTTCCTGCCACAAAGCTCTTCCTCTCGCCCCTGCGCCGCCTTCGAGAAACTCCTCTGTGCCAACCAGGGCAAACTCAAAAGGAAACGGGTAAAGGTTGCACAGGCTGCACTAATTCTGTATGCCCTGGAATGAGAAACGCTGCTGGCACGAGGGATGCAGGGCACCTCAGATGCTTTCTCCAGTGCAATATCACACCCAACACTAGGCTGAACCTAAAGCTGTATTTTTCGGCCTCTTCTGAATGCCTTGATGCCTGTCCTCCCCTGCCAGCTTTGACCCTGCAAAGGGTCTTTTGGCTGAAAGGCCAAGCTGTGGTCAGCAGCGATACCAATTCAGGGCTCGCTTACCCGACATCACATTGCAACCTTTACCAGCACAAGAAAACCTCGGGACTGCTCTGCTCATGGGGTCAGAAAGGCAACACAGTCCTTCACAACCTTAAAATCCACCCCGATCTCCGTGATGCCGACTAAAGACGCCGCAAAGGGGTGCTTGGCTCCAGCTGCAGACCCCAACCCGCTCGGAGCCTCCCCGAACACCAAGTCGGATCAACCTGCTTGCAGGGAAGCAGCCCCCGGCAGGCTGCAGGGATTCAGCCATGGGGTTCGGTGGGCTCAGAGCATCCCAAAGCGACGCCTGGGTTTCGTTGCCCCACGTCTCGCGTGGATCAATCGGCGCACGCCTTAGCACAGACTCCACGTATCCTTGTCAGCAGGAGCGGGGCCAGGAGCTCATGTCCCGACGGgatgcaaagcaaaacagttctGCAGCAACGAAGCACCGACTGAAGGCTGCAACAGCCCCGTGACAGCAAAAGCACAAACCCGGTTACCCGCGGCTTTGCAGAGCGTTTTCCAGACCCACGGCACCCTAGGGTGGGCAGGGGCTCCCGTGGGACATTGCTGCGCTCCCCGCTCAGCTCTGccaccccttccccccccccaaaatttgCGCTGCCGGGGTGGGGGCAGCACCCCGCTTTGCACCATCCCCCGCTCCTCCTTTCGCAAACGCCGCTGGAGGAGGAAATAAAGCGAAATAAAGCGAAGCTGCCCTCCCCTCCGCACCTTGCGTGCAGCCTCCCCCTTCCCGCACAACCCATCCCACAGGCAcggccgcggggggggggggatgagcGCAACCGCCGGGGGGCCACGCACGATGCAACACCCGTGGGGGGCCACGCACGCAGCGCAAACCCCGGGGCTCCCCGATGCAACCCGGGGGGGGCCGTGCACACCGcagcccttcccttccctcccacccccacccccctccccacgcGTGGGCCCCCTGACCTGAGCTCATGGCGGGCGGCCACGCGCGGGCCGGGGTGCGGGCGCCCCGGGGCCGGAGCCCCGCGCGCACCCAGCTCCGCGGCGCGCGGCGGAAGGGCGGCGCGCAGGGGCTGCTGGGACTTGTAGTCCTTTACCCCCCAAAAGGCAGGAGACACCCCGGGGTgttggccccccccccccccccccggctttaCAACCGCTCCGTGGCACGGCAATGCACTTGGGTCTGCCCCTCGAGGGGGGCTCTACGCCCCCCCACCAGCAAAATACCCAGGGTCCACCCCCAAAAAGGGCTTTGCACCCCTGTATCTTGCAAGGAAACACACTGGGCTCTGGCCCCAAAAAGGGTTTGCACCCCCATATCTTGCAAGGAAACACACCAGGCTTTGCCCCCCCGTATCTTGCAAGGAAACGCACCAGGCTCCACCCCCAAAAAGGGTTTTGCACCCCCATATCTCACAAGGGAACACACTGGGCTC encodes the following:
- the ATP13A2 gene encoding polyamine-transporting ATPase 13A2 isoform X4, which encodes MSRAVPRFSCAGKGCNVMSDSSRLLGNQRPGYGTLQRDADKSRMEVTGYQTKTWRVALCHACSVLTAGLLLVLFHWKPSLEVQAKCKPCALGQADWVIIRDRFGQCFTTRVHTEALGEGSLEHHPGAKLEDRRSSIAIGVSDEEESRDTIRLHEKEENILRYYLFEGMRYIWIERRQAYCKVSVLDEGWTCTDLHLSQAGLDQQDHNTRRKIYGPNLIEVPVKSYARLLVEEVLNPFYIFQVFSIVLWVCDAYYYYAACIFLISTISLGLSLYETRKQSATLQNMAKMSVGVRVHRPSGEEMVVSSADLVPGDCISLPTDGMLVPCDAALLTGECMVNESMLTGESVPVMKTPLPAGSQAATTIYSPEEHRRHTLFCGTQVIQAKSYVGREVLAVVTRTGFCTAKGDLISSILYPKPVSFKFYKDAVKFVLFLAILAFIGTLYSILILVKNQVPVGQIIIRALDLVTVIVPPALPAAMTVGTIYAQNRLKKQGIFCISPPRINLCGKIRLVCFDKTGTLTEEGLDVWGVVPLENNYFMPIVHEPRCLPAGPLLYSLATCHTISLLRTQPIGDPVDLKMVESTGWHLEMMEEEEGELPAFQQFGTKVLAVMKPPPEEEQPRDRKHQSPVGILRRFPFSSSLQRMSVLVKLPGEASAHVYIKGAPEMVASLCRKETVPVDFSQMLRHYTTDGFRVLGLACKPLSTVTTFEEALQLPRDSVESSLTFLGFLVMKNVLKPESAPVIHLLRNANIRPVMVTGDNMLTAVSVAKSCRMVEPKEQVIFVNASPPSHDKPAALKFILAEHSQGEEQPEGLHQQDGCFLQPQPCHFALNGKSFAVVCEHFADLLPKILIRATVFARMSPDQKTQLVCSLQELNYCVGMCGDGANDCGALKAADVGISLSEAEASVASPFTSRVANIECVPTVIREGRCSLVTSFGVFKYMALYSLVQFVSVLLLYTINTNLSDFQFLFFDLIITTTVAVLMGRTGPAQELGVERPQGALISILVLGSLLLQTALLITLQVLSYFITISQSWYVPLNSTVTAPQNLPNYENTVLFCVTGFQYLILAIAMSKGYPFREPLYTNVLFLVVLILLFGLMIWLTLYPLGFPKTLLKLQDIDDLNFKLLLLGIAALNFFAAFVLETALDHGLLSCLRKLRRKKVSKKLFKRLEKELSQQQPSWPPLNEPLFATPKMSIAVR
- the ATP13A2 gene encoding polyamine-transporting ATPase 13A2 isoform X3; the encoded protein is MSRAVPRFSCAGKGCNVMSDSSRLLGNQRPGYGTLQRDADKSRMEVTGYQTKTWRVALCHACSVLTAGLLLVLFHWKPSLEVQAKCKPCALGQADWVIIRDRFGQCFTTRVHTEALGEGSSLEHHPGAKLEDRRSSIAIGVSDEEESRDTIRLHEKEENILRYYLFEGMRYIWIERRQAYCKVSVLDEGWTCTDLHLSQAGLDQQDHNTRRKIYGPNLIEVPVKSYARLLVEEVLNPFYIFQVFSIVLWVCDAYYYYAACIFLISTISLGLSLYETRKQSATLQNMAKMSVGVRVHRPSGEEMVVSSADLVPGDCISLPTDGMLVPCDAALLTGECMVNESMLTGESVPVMKTPLPAGSQAATTIYSPEEHRRHTLFCGTQVIQAKSYVGREVLAVVTRTGFCTAKGDLISSILYPKPVSFKFYKDAVKFVLFLAILAFIGTLYSILILVKNQVPVGQIIIRALDLVTVIVPPALPAAMTVGTIYAQNRLKKQGIFCISPPRINLCGKIRLVCFDKTGTLTEEGLDVWGVVPLENNYFMPIVHEPRCLPAGPLLYSLATCHTISLLRTQPIGDPVDLKMVESTGWHLEMMEEEEGELPAFQQFGTKVLAVMKPPPEEEQPRDRKHQSPVGILRRFPFSSSLQRMSVLVKLPGEASAHVYIKGAPEMVASLCRKETVPVDFSQMLRHYTTDGFRVLGLACKPLSTVTTFEEALQLPRDSVESSLTFLGFLVMKNVLKPESAPVIHLLRNANIRPVMVTGDNMLTAVSVAKSCRMVEPKEQVIFVNASPPSHDKPAALKFILAEHSQGEEQPEGLHQQDGCFLQPQPCHFALNGKSFAVVCEHFADLLPKILIRATVFARMSPDQKTQLVCSLQELNYCVGMCGDGANDCGALKAADVGISLSEAEASVASPFTSRVANIECVPTVIREGRCSLVTSFGVFKYMALYSLVQFVSVLLLYTINTNLSDFQFLFFDLIITTTVAVLMGRTGPAQELGVERPQGALISILVLGSLLLQTALLITLQVLSYFITISQSWYVPLNSTVTAPQNLPNYENTVLFCVTGFQYLILAIAMSKGYPFREPLYTNVLFLVVLILLFGLMIWLTLYPLGFPKTLLKLQDIDDLNFKLLLLGIAALNFFAAFVLETALDHGLLSCLRKLRRKKVSKKLFKRLEKELSQQQPSWPPLNEPLFATPKMSIAVR